One window from the genome of Kryptolebias marmoratus isolate JLee-2015 linkage group LG1, ASM164957v2, whole genome shotgun sequence encodes:
- the LOC108234497 gene encoding beta-1,3-galactosyl-O-glycosyl-glycoprotein beta-1,6-N-acetylglucosaminyltransferase-like, whose product MWLLKRGCLLLSLKLTVGLGSLWMVYLVGQLNSGRTPGFIHSHSWLEYSDDDGGPEKVCNCSAILRGDQEALERAKLLTITRDFHENIQIPDEYYINETQDCRKFKFKRKYITFPLSKEEEDFPLAYSMVVHHKVQNFERLLRVIYVPQNLYCVHVDKKSKPSVTSAIQAITSCFPNVFLVSQAVDVVYAGWPRVQADINCMADLYSASPKWKYFINLCGQDFPLKTNLEMVRILRSLRGSNSLESETMTGGKKWRVSYVHQITDGNIKTTDKLKSPPPFNLPIKSGSAYIVVTRGFVRSVLEDTRIEMLINWFKDTYSPDEFLWATIQRIPGVPGSKWPNSKYDQTDVNALARLVKWQWHEGSQDSESAAYPECQGSHVRSICVYGAGDLQWLLEHDHLFANKFDIETDPIAIYCLERYLRHKALAESVGKFF is encoded by the exons ATGTGGCTGCTGAAAAGAGGCTGTCTGCTGTTGTCGCTGAAGCTCACAGTTGGGCTGGGATCCCTGTGGATGGTTTATCTTGTCGGTCAGCTGAACTCAGGCAGGACACCTGGATTCATCCACAGCCACAGCTGGTTGGAGTACTCAGATGACGATGGCGGCCCAGAGAAAGTGTGCAACTGTTCGGCAATCCTGCGGGGGGATCAGGAAGCACTGGAGCGGGCTAAATTATTGACCATTACAAGAGATTTCCATGAGAACATTCAGATCCCTGATGAGTATTACATTAATGAAACCCAAGACTGCAG GAAATTCAAGTTTAAGAGGAAATACATAACTTTTCCTCTAAGTAAAGAAGAGGAGGACTTTCCTTTGGCTTACTCTATGGTTGTTCATCACAAG GTGCAGAACTTTGAACGACTGCTGCGAGTGATCTATGTGCCACAAAATCTTTACTGCGTCCACGTGGACAAAAAATCAAAGCCCTCTGTAACTTCTGCCATCCAAGccattacttcctgtttccccAATGTCTTCCTGGTCAGTCAGGCTGTGGACGTGGTCTATGCTGGCTGGCCACGTGTTCAAGCCGACATTAACTGTATGGCTGATCTTTATAGCGCCAGTCCAAAATGGAAATACTTCATCAACCTTTGTGGCCAGGACTTCCCTCTGAAAACCAACCTGGAAATGGTGAGAATTCTGCGTTCACTGAGGGGCAGTAACAGCTTGGAGTCAGAAACCATGACTGGAGGGAAAAAGTGGAGGGTTTCATATGTTCACCAGATTACAGATGGAAATATCAAG ACAACAGATAAGCTGAAGTCTCCGCCTCCCTTTAACCTGCCTATAAAGTCAGGAAGTGCCTACATTGTGGTTACTCGAGGTTTTGTCCGCAGTGTGTTGGAGGACACCAGAATAGAGATGCTTATTAACTGGTTCAAAGACACCTACAGTCCTGATGAGTTTCTGTGGGCAACCATTCAACGAATCCCTGGTGTTCCTGGTTCCAAGTGGCCCAACAGTAAATACGACCAGACAGATGTTAACGCACTTGCACGGCTGGTGAAGTGGCAGTGGCATGAAGGCTCCCAGGATTCAGAGTCAGCAGCGTACCCAGAGTGTCAAGGCAGCCACGTCAGGTCAATATGCGTCTATGGAGCTGGAGATCTACAATGGCTGCTGGAGCATGACCACCTTTTTGCCAATAAGTTCGACATAGAGACTGATCCCATTGCCATCTACTGCTTGGAGAGATATCTCAGACACAAAGCTCTGGCTGAGTCAGTAGGGAAATTTTTTTGA
- the LOC108234507 gene encoding beta-1,3-galactosyl-O-glycosyl-glycoprotein beta-1,6-N-acetylglucosaminyltransferase-like yields MRLLKRGCLLLSLKLTVGLGSLWMVYLVGQLNSGRTPGFIHSHSWLEYSDDDGGPEKVCNCSAILQGEQEALEQAKILTITRDFRRNIQIPDEYYINETQDCRKFKFKRKYITFPLSKEEEDFPLAYSMVVHHKVQNFERLLRVIYAPQNLYCVHVDKKSKPSVTSAIQAIASCFPNVFLVSQAVDVVYAGWPRVQADINCMADLYSASPKWKYFINLCGQDFPLKTNLEMVRILRSLRGSNSLESETMTGGKKWRVSYVHQITDGNIKTTDKLKSPPPFNLPIKSGSAYIVVTRGFVRSVLEDTRIEMLINWFKDTYSPDEFLWATIQRIPGVPGSKWPNSKYDQTDVNALARLVKWQWHEGSQDSESAAYPECQGSHVRSICVYGAGDLQWLLEHDHLFANKFDIETDPIAIYCLERYLRHKALAELQ; encoded by the exons ATGAGGTTGCTGAAAAGAGGCTGTCTGCTGTTGTCGCTGAAGCTCACAGTTGGGCTGGGATCCCTGTGGATGGTTTATCTTGTCGGTCAGCTGAACTCAGGCAGGACACCTGGATTCATCCACAGCCACAGCTGGTTGGAGTACTCAGATGACGATGGCGGCCCAGAGAAAGTGTGCAACTGTTCGGCAATCCTGCAGGGAGAGCAGGAAGCACTGGAGCAGGCCAAAATATTGACCATTACCAGAGATTTCCGCAGGAACATTCAGATCCCTGATGAGTATTACATTAATGAAACCCAAGACTGCAG GAAATTCAAGTTTAAGAGGAAATACATAACTTTTCCTCTAAGTAAAGAAGAGGAGGACTTTCCTTTGGCTTACTCTATGGTTGTTCATCACAAG GTGCAGAACTTTGAACGACTGCTGCGAGTGATCTATGCACCACAAAATCTTTACTGCGTCCACGTGGACAAAAAATCAAAGCCCTCTGTAACTTCTGCCATCCAAGCCATTGCTTCCTGTTTCCCCAATGTCTTCCTGGTCAGTCAGGCTGTGGACGTGGTCTATGCTGGCTGGCCACGTGTTCAAGCCGACATTAACTGTATGGCTGATCTTTATAGCGCCAGTCCAAAATGGAAATACTTCATCAACCTTTGTGGCCAGGACTTCCCTCTGAAAACCAACCTGGAAATGGTGAGAATTCTGCGTTCACTGAGGGGCAGTAACAGCTTGGAGTCAGAAACCATGACTGGAGGGAAAAAGTGGAGGGTTTCATATGTTCACCAGATTACAGATGGAAATATCAAG ACAACAGATAAGCTGAAGTCTCCGCCTCCCTTTAACCTGCCTATAAAGTCAGGAAGTGCCTACATTGTGGTTACTCGAGGTTTTGTCCGCAGTGTGTTGGAGGACACCAGAATAGAGATGCTTATTAACTGGTTCAAAGACACCTACAGTCCTGATGAGTTTCTGTGGGCAACCATTCAACGAATCCCTGGTGTTCCTGGTTCCAAGTGGCCCAACAGTAAATACGACCAGACAGATGTTAACGCACTTGCACGGCTGGTGAAGTGGCAGTGGCATGAAGGCTCCCAGGATTCAGAGTCAGCAGCGTACCCAGAGTGTCAAGGCAGCCACGTCAGGTCAATATGCGTCTATGGAGCTGGAGATCTACAATGGCTGCTGGAGCATGACCACCTTTTTGCCAATAAGTTCGACATAGAGACTGATCCCATTGCCATCTACTGCTTGGAGAGATATCTCAGACACAAAGCTCTGGCTGAGTTACAATAA